In Pontibacter deserti, the genomic stretch CTTACTGTTCATCTGCCTCGAAACAGCTCCGATCTTTACCAAACTTATTACCAACAAAGGTCCTTATGATGATATTCTGAAAGGGGTAGAACATGAGCGAACTACCCAGGAAATGCAGCGCGTAGCTGAGCGACAGAAGCAGTACGATGTACGGTTAGCCGTAGCCGAAGCTAAATTCGCATCCCGGCAAGAGTTTGAAATTGAAGCCAAGCGCGAAGAGGAAAAGCTTAAATCTGATGCACACCTGGATGCTGTTCGCGAATCGGCAGCTGTATGGAAGCATCGCAAGCTGGCAGACATTAACCGAAGCCCTAACACCGCCTCCGAGATACTGAATGATGGTGAAGAGAACGGCTACTATAAGTGGTAAGCAAGTATAAATTATGCGAGTATCTTTGCTTGTGCCATCCAGTTTAAAGTATAAACTAACCGCCCGGATAAGTATAGGCTGCTTTTCCGGGCGGTTTGCTTTTGCAGGTTTTTGCTGGTAATGTGAGCTATACTTTTCCGGAAATCGTAACTTGCAGTAACCAAACCCAAAGTAGCATGACCGTTTCAAAAATGGCGCAAAACCTGATCGGCTCCGAAATTATAAAGGTAGCCGGCGAGGTAAACTCCATGATCGCACGTGGAGAACAGATCTGTAACCTGACCATCGGGGATTTTGACCCCAGCATCTATCCAATACCGGAAGAGCTGAAAGAAGGTATAACCAAAGCGTACAACGAAGGACATACCAATTACCCACCGGCAAACGGGGTAGCCGTGCTGCGCAAAGCCGTAACCGAGTTTACAGAAAACAACCTGGGCCTGAAGTACCCCGAGAATGATATACTGGTAGCCGGTGGTTCACGTCCGCTGATCTATGCAACATACCTGGCTTTAGTTGACCCGGGTGATAAAGTCGTATTCCCGACGCCATCCTGGAACAATAACCATTACTGCCACTTATCGGGAGCTACACCTGTAATGGTAGAAACGCGAGCAGAGAACAACTTTATGCCGACTGCTGCTGACATAGCCCCTCACCTGAAAGGAGCTACTATGCTGGCACTTTGCTCTCCGCTGAACCCGACTGGCACCATGTTCTCTAAAAAAGACCTGCAGGAAATATGCGACTTGGTAATAGAAGAGAACAAGAGCCGCAGCGAAGGCGAAAAGCCACTTTACATACTATACGACCAGATCTATTGGATGCTGACTTTCGGTACAGAGCACCAGCATTACGACCCGGTGAACCTGCGCCCTGAGCTGCGCGATTATGTGATCTACATTGACGGCATCTCGAAGAGCTTTGCAGCAACTGGCGTGCGTGTTGGTTATGCTTATGGCCCGGCTATAGTAATGGATAAAATGAAAGCTATACTTGGCCACGTTGGCGCCTGGGCACCAAAAGCAGAGCAGATAGCAACTGCCGCCTACCTGAAACAACCGGAGCATGTAAATTCCTTTATGACTAACCTGAAGCACAAAATTCAGGAGAGCCTGGATGTGCTTTACAAAGGTTTTAAGGACCTGAAAGCAGGTGGTTTTGCCGTGGATGTCATTGAGCCGATGGGTGCCATTTACCTGTCGGTGAAGATGGACCTGGCGGGTAAAACAACTCCGGATGGCGATGTGCTACAAACCAGTAAAGACATTACCTTCTATATTCTTTCAGAGGCAAAACTGGCGGTCGTACCATTCTCTGCTTTCGGTTCTGCACCTGATCTTAACTGGTTCCGGTTATCGGTTGGCGGTGCTTCTTTAGAGGAAATTAAAAACTCGCTTGGCAGATTACGTGTTGCGTTGGAGAAACTAAAGTAAGAATAACTATAAAAGACAAGAGCCTGCTAACTTTAGCAGGCTCTTGTTTTTTATAGTTGCTGAGTCAGCAATCAACAATTACTTCCTCTCCTTCCAAAGTTGGTTAAAGGATTTAGGAGCTATTTTCATTGGCTCGCGGCGCTTGCTCCAGGTATCTTTCAGAATATACTTAACCACATAATTTTTAATACCAGAGGGTGCCAGATTCATCAGTTTGCGGCTCTTCATGGCTTTTAACCAGAACTTAAAGGCTGTCTTTTCCTGCTTATCAGCCAACCCCATGTCCACGCTTTGCTTACGGTTTAACAACAGCAGGTTGTGTATGTTGATCTTAACCGGGCAAACAGAGGTACAGGCACCACACAGCGAACTGGCAAAGCTCAGGTGTTTGTTCTCGGCCATACCACTAAAATGTGGCGTAAGCACAGACCCGATCGGGCCACTGTAGGTGCTTTCGTAAGTATGGCCACCAATGTTTTTGTAAACCGGGCAGATGTTCAGGCAGGCACCGCAACGGATACAATTCAGGGCTTCGCGCTTCTCAGGCTGGGCCAGAAGTTCGGTGCGGCCGTTATCCAGCAATACTACATACATCTCTTCCGGGCCATCTTTTTCGTGTGGTTGGCGCGGACCAGTAAATATGGTATTATATACCGTTACATTCTGTCCTGTTCCGCTGGTGCTTAGTAGTGGCCAGAAAAGGTCCAGGTCCATGATAGACGGCAACATCTTTTCGATACCAACTATAGCAATATGCGTTTTAGGAAAGGTAGTAGAAAGTCGTGCGTTACCTTCGTTCTCGGTTACAGCCACGCCACCTACGTCGGCAAGCAAAAAGTTACCACCGGTTATTCCTATCTCAGCCGAAGTATACTTGTCGCGTAAAAGTCTGCGGGCTACACTTACCAGTTCCTGGGCATCGTCGGTAGGGGCTATGTTAAGTTTGCGTACAAACAGCTCGGCAATATCTTTTTTAGACATGTGCATAGCCGGTGTTACAATGTGGTAAGGGCGCTGCTCGGCTAGCTGCACAATGTACTCGCCAAGGTCAGTTTCCACTACTTCCACACCGTTCTTCTCCAGGAACTCGTTCATATGGATCTCCTCTGTTATCATCGACTTGGATTTAACAACAGAGCGGGCGCGTTTACGTTTCATGATCTCGCCAATCTCTTTTAAAGCCTCCTGCGCATCACGTGCCCAGATAACCTTACCGCCACGGGCAGTAAAGTTGGCTTCAAACTCCATCAGGTACTTATCCAGGTCCTTAATGGTGTTGGTTTTGATATAGGAAGCACGCTCGCGAGCGAGTTCATGGTCAGAATATTGGGTGAGGCCACGCTGCACAGCGGCATTATACTTGCCGATGTTAAACCTGATGGTAGCGCGGTGATTAGGGTCGAATGATTTTGTTTCCGCATCCAGCAGAAACTGTTTAAGTTTACTCATAACTATTTCGCCTACTGACTTCTTGCCAGTATAGTTGCCTCAACTATAAAAAAGAAAACACCCTAAAGTTAGGGTGTTTTCTGAAAACTGTAGCTTTTTTATAAACTAACGGCTTGTACCGCTGGTTTCGTATTATTTTTTATTGCTGTCTACAACAATTCTGTTATCGCGGTTAGCTAGCTCCCAGGTAGTATAAAATGCCAGACGAGCCACTTTTTCAGCGCTGTCGAACAAGATCTTGTCTACTGAGTCGCTTGGCTTGTGGTAATCGGCGTGCACCCCGTTAAAGTAGAAAATGATCGGAATGCCGTTTTTAGCAAAGTTATAGTGGTCTGAGCGATAGTAGAAACGGTTCGGATCGTTCTCGTCATTATACTTGTAGTCCAGCTTCAGGTTGGTGTATTTCTGATTTGCTTCTTCGTTTATCGCGTGCAGCTCCGAAGAAAGCTTGTCTGCTCCGATCACATAAATATAGTTGCTGTCGTTGGTTTTCTCATAATCAAAGTCCATGCGGCCGATCATGTCGATGTTAACGTTAGCTACTGTGTTAGCCAGCGGGAAGATTGGGTTCTCAGAATAATACTCAGAACCAAGCAAGCCTTTCTCTTCGGCAGTTACTGTCATGAACAAAATGCTGCGGCGCGGGCCATGACCCGCTTTTTTAGCCTGTGCAAATGCTTCTGCCAATTCAATTACAGCCACAGTGCCAGAGCCATCATCGTTGGCACCGTTAAAGATCTTGTCTTCGCCTTCGGCGTCCTGCTCTATACCTACGTGGTCGTAATGTGCTGTTACTACTACTACTTCATCTTTCTTATCCGAGCCTTCAATAAAGCCCAGTACGTTTTCAGAGGGCAGTGGTGTAGTGTTGCGTTTTGTTAATACCTGTATGCTGGCTACTGGTTTATAGTTGGTAGTGGTAGCGGTCAACTTATCAGGAGTAGTACCCAGAATTGCTGCACCAAGCGCCGGTGATGCTATAAAAGTGGTGGTACGGCGGCTGTTGGTTTTACCAGGTAATGAAATCGAAGCCTGGCGCAGACGGCCTGCATAGCGCTGGTTCATCATGGTGAAGGCATCGGCGCCAAGTACGTACATCACGCTGGCTGCCTCTGCTTTACGGGCGAGCTGGCCAATGTCGTTCATTTTCTTCTCGGCTTCTGCCAGGTTGGTAACCATCGCTACCAGCATTTTACCTTTCAGGCTGGCAGTATCTATGGCAGCATTATCAGCAATAAATACAGGCATAGCGCTTTGCTCGGTTGTATAAACCGACGAACCCATCGGGAAGAAATCCTGCATCATGGCAAATTTTCTTGTTCCTACCATAATGTGGCCATCGCCCCAGGTGCCTTTTTCTAAACTAACAGGCTGATAATATGGGTTGCTGTTTGCTGTTACAGGTCCTGTAAGGCCATCTTCTCTAAACTCTTTCGAGATATATTCTGCAGCCATTTTCTGGCCTTTTTCGCCTGTGTTACGACCTTCGTATGCATCCGAAGCTATAATGTTCAGGTGTTTAGACAGGTCGGCGGCTGTGATGGTCTGGCCATAGGTTGTTGCTAACCCGCGAAGTTTTTCAGCATCTGTAACAGGTGCTTTAGAAGTAGTGCTGCTGGTAGAGGCACAACCCGAAGCGAGCAGTGCAGCCAACACAAAACCATAGGTATGGAGATGTTTCATTTGATAAAGGTGAAGTTTATAGTTTAGTCAGGTTATTGTTTGATTATCAGTACAGTGGCGAAGGCAGCAACACCTTCTTTTTTGCCAACAAAACCGAGATGCTCTGTTGTAGTGGCTTTAATAGAGATGTCGTTTTCTGGTATACCCATCACTTTTGCCAGGCAGGTTTTCATTTCCGGTATGTGCGGATTTACTTTAGGCTCCTGCAGGCAAATGGTGGAGTCGATGTTGCCGATGTCGTAGCCTTCGCGGGCCAGCATGTGCACCACTTCCTTCAGCAGAATCTTGCTGTCGATGCCTTTATACTTCGGGTCCTTGTCTGAAAAATGAAAGCCAATGTCGCGCATATTGGCAGCACCCAGAAGGGCATCGCAAATAACATGTATTAGTACGTCGGCATCGGAGTGGCCCAGCGCGCCATGTGTGTGTGGAATTTTAATGCCGCCCAACCAGAAGTCAAGCCCTTCCTGCAGTTGGTGCACATCGTAGCCGAAGCCGGTTCTGATCTTTAATTTCATAGGTATAGGTAAGCGCTTTGTGCAAAGCGAAGTATCGTAAAGGTAAATCTAATCGAAAAATACGATTATGTGCTACTATAGATGCCGTTTCTTTGACGTTTGTAGCTGCCTTTGGTTTAACGGAAGTATAATTCAAACTACGCTACTAGTGCGGCGTAAAACCTGTAACATGCTTTAACTATAACACTATGAAAATAATTGTACTGAATATCTGCCTGTTAACCGGATTGATGTCAACTGGTTGCGGAGGTGAAAATACAAGTTCTAATGAACAGGCTCCGGGAACAGAGAAAACAGGAAAATCTAAAGTATTGGAGGCTGGAGCCGATCTGCTTCAGGATAAAACTCCGCTAAAAAAGATAGACATGTACCTGGATGGCTTCCACTTTTATAATGGCCATATGGAAGGGCAGATGGAGGCGCACCATTATGTAACCCAGCTAAACGAAGATATGCACCAGGCGGTGATCTTTGATGGCAACGGTGAAAATGCCAAGCTAATGGGAGTGGAATACATCATATCAGAAAGATTGTTTAAGCAGCTGCCAGAAGAGGAGAAGAAACTATGGCACAGCCATCATCATGAAGTAAAGTCCGGAACCCTTATTGCGCCGGGTATACCTGATGTGGCAGAGCATGAACTGATGGAAAAACTAGTGAGCACTTATGGTAAAACCATACATACCTGGAACACCGACCAGGGCTTAGAACTACCTATGGGTGCCCCTATGCTAATGATGGGCTTCACTAAAGATGGCCAACTGAAACCTGAATTAGTGGCAGAGCGGGATAAAAATTTTGATGTATCTACAGCAGAAAAGAGAAAGCAGCGCGAAGACATACCGATGCCGCAGGTAGTGCCCGGAGCCAATGCCTGGGAAAAAGGAGAGATACGCCAGTTTCAGATCACCAATAAAGAACCTGATATGAAGAGTATGGGGCATTGAACTGTCAAGGCCATAGATTAATAGGATTAGGTGAATTAGTAGGGTGAGTTGTTGCTATAGTTGGCATTATAGTTCTATAGTTTCCATTTCAACACCCCTATAGTCCCCTCAAGGGGACAATCCCAATACAGGTTTATTAGAAGCTTTAATTTTATAGTTACAGTTTACGAACGGACAGGTTTACCTGTCCCAACGGGAACATTCATCAGGAAGAGCTATAATACCTCTAAACAACTATACCTTCTGCTATCGAAATGATCACAGTCTTTGGGTTGAGCGCCTTGTAAATATCTGGTGCCGCAGGCATGGCAACGTAAGGAGCAAAGGAAATGTACACCGCGGGATGCCCGAAGACGAGGCCTCGCTTAAAGAGGGCCCCTGCCCCCGCCGTGAGCGCACCAAAGCTTGAAATGAAACTATAGGCAAGTAAAGCTCCTAGGAATAAAGGCAATTATGAAAGTATAGCTTGTTTCAAAAAAGGTATAAGATGTGAGCCAAGATAGGTTTCTCGGTAATGCCCTAAATGACAGAGATAAAACTATAGAAGATAAGACAATCGTAGGAGCTGCGCGCACTACAAGCTAATAAAAAAGCGTGCAAACCTAAGCCTGCACGCCTTTTTATACTTTACATCAAGTATAGTTTACACTTCTGCAGTTGCTTCTTTTTTCTTTTTCTCGGCTTTGTAAAGTAGTGTAGAGCAGTTATTCGGATCAAGTACCTGTTTGGCACAACGCTGAATATCCTGTGGCGTTACGGCCTGTATCTTTTCACCTTCGGTATTCACAAAGTTGGCATCGCCAAGCAATTTACCATAGGCCAGATTCATGGCGCGGTTCAATAGCTCGATTTCCGAGAATACTAAACTGGTTTCGGCCTGGTTCTTTACCTTGTTCAGCTCGTGCTCATCTACTAAAGTATCCATCAGTTCCTGGTTTATCTTTTCGATAGCAGCGTTGGCATCCTGCAGGTCTACACCTTCGTTCAGTTTACCTTGTATGATCAGCAAGCCTGGCTCTATACTTCCGGTAACCGATGCCGAGATTGAGTTGAACAGCTTCTGCTCTTTTACCAGTTGCTCATATAACCTGCTCGACTTGCCACGGCCTAGAATATCGCTGATCAGGTCGATCGCATAATAGTCCTGGTGGGTTCGGTGCGGCATGTGGTAGGTTTTATAGATAGCGCTAAGCGGCACATCAGAGCTGGTTTCGAGTACGCGCGGCTCTGTCTGTTTTGGCTCGTTCGGGATATGGCGGGTATACTTTTCGCCGGCCGGTATGGGGCCAAACCATTTTTCGGTCAGTTCTTTGGCGTGGTCAAAAGTTATACTTCCGGCAACTACAAGTATAGCATTGCTTGGCGAGTAATGCTTTTTATGGAAAGCTTTTACAATATCCATAGTCGCATCTTCAATGTGCTTGATCTCCTTACCAATCGTTGCCCATTTGTACGGGTGATTT encodes the following:
- a CDS encoding LutB/LldF family L-lactate oxidation iron-sulfur protein; its protein translation is MSKLKQFLLDAETKSFDPNHRATIRFNIGKYNAAVQRGLTQYSDHELARERASYIKTNTIKDLDKYLMEFEANFTARGGKVIWARDAQEALKEIGEIMKRKRARSVVKSKSMITEEIHMNEFLEKNGVEVVETDLGEYIVQLAEQRPYHIVTPAMHMSKKDIAELFVRKLNIAPTDDAQELVSVARRLLRDKYTSAEIGITGGNFLLADVGGVAVTENEGNARLSTTFPKTHIAIVGIEKMLPSIMDLDLFWPLLSTSGTGQNVTVYNTIFTGPRQPHEKDGPEEMYVVLLDNGRTELLAQPEKREALNCIRCGACLNICPVYKNIGGHTYESTYSGPIGSVLTPHFSGMAENKHLSFASSLCGACTSVCPVKINIHNLLLLNRKQSVDMGLADKQEKTAFKFWLKAMKSRKLMNLAPSGIKNYVVKYILKDTWSKRREPMKIAPKSFNQLWKERK
- a CDS encoding M28 family peptidase, with product MKHLHTYGFVLAALLASGCASTSSTTSKAPVTDAEKLRGLATTYGQTITAADLSKHLNIIASDAYEGRNTGEKGQKMAAEYISKEFREDGLTGPVTANSNPYYQPVSLEKGTWGDGHIMVGTRKFAMMQDFFPMGSSVYTTEQSAMPVFIADNAAIDTASLKGKMLVAMVTNLAEAEKKMNDIGQLARKAEAASVMYVLGADAFTMMNQRYAGRLRQASISLPGKTNSRRTTTFIASPALGAAILGTTPDKLTATTTNYKPVASIQVLTKRNTTPLPSENVLGFIEGSDKKDEVVVVTAHYDHVGIEQDAEGEDKIFNGANDDGSGTVAVIELAEAFAQAKKAGHGPRRSILFMTVTAEEKGLLGSEYYSENPIFPLANTVANVNIDMIGRMDFDYEKTNDSNYIYVIGADKLSSELHAINEEANQKYTNLKLDYKYNDENDPNRFYYRSDHYNFAKNGIPIIFYFNGVHADYHKPSDSVDKILFDSAEKVARLAFYTTWELANRDNRIVVDSNKK
- a CDS encoding pyridoxal phosphate-dependent aminotransferase, which produces MTVSKMAQNLIGSEIIKVAGEVNSMIARGEQICNLTIGDFDPSIYPIPEELKEGITKAYNEGHTNYPPANGVAVLRKAVTEFTENNLGLKYPENDILVAGGSRPLIYATYLALVDPGDKVVFPTPSWNNNHYCHLSGATPVMVETRAENNFMPTAADIAPHLKGATMLALCSPLNPTGTMFSKKDLQEICDLVIEENKSRSEGEKPLYILYDQIYWMLTFGTEHQHYDPVNLRPELRDYVIYIDGISKSFAATGVRVGYAYGPAIVMDKMKAILGHVGAWAPKAEQIATAAYLKQPEHVNSFMTNLKHKIQESLDVLYKGFKDLKAGGFAVDVIEPMGAIYLSVKMDLAGKTTPDGDVLQTSKDITFYILSEAKLAVVPFSAFGSAPDLNWFRLSVGGASLEEIKNSLGRLRVALEKLK
- the ispF gene encoding 2-C-methyl-D-erythritol 2,4-cyclodiphosphate synthase, with translation MKLKIRTGFGYDVHQLQEGLDFWLGGIKIPHTHGALGHSDADVLIHVICDALLGAANMRDIGFHFSDKDPKYKGIDSKILLKEVVHMLAREGYDIGNIDSTICLQEPKVNPHIPEMKTCLAKVMGIPENDISIKATTTEHLGFVGKKEGVAAFATVLIIKQ
- a CDS encoding M16 family metallopeptidase, whose protein sequence is MIQFKEFTLDNGLRVIVHEDHTSPMAVLNVLYDVGSRDEVEEHTGFAHLFEHLMFSGSKNIPVYDEPLQRVGGENNAFTSPDITNYYLTVPAQNIETGFWLESDRMMDLAFSEHGLEVQRKVVVEEFKQTYLNQPYGDVWLKLRPLAYKNHPYKWATIGKEIKHIEDATMDIVKAFHKKHYSPSNAILVVAGSITFDHAKELTEKWFGPIPAGEKYTRHIPNEPKQTEPRVLETSSDVPLSAIYKTYHMPHRTHQDYYAIDLISDILGRGKSSRLYEQLVKEQKLFNSISASVTGSIEPGLLIIQGKLNEGVDLQDANAAIEKINQELMDTLVDEHELNKVKNQAETSLVFSEIELLNRAMNLAYGKLLGDANFVNTEGEKIQAVTPQDIQRCAKQVLDPNNCSTLLYKAEKKKKEATAEV
- a CDS encoding OBAP family protein, with translation MKIIVLNICLLTGLMSTGCGGENTSSNEQAPGTEKTGKSKVLEAGADLLQDKTPLKKIDMYLDGFHFYNGHMEGQMEAHHYVTQLNEDMHQAVIFDGNGENAKLMGVEYIISERLFKQLPEEEKKLWHSHHHEVKSGTLIAPGIPDVAEHELMEKLVSTYGKTIHTWNTDQGLELPMGAPMLMMGFTKDGQLKPELVAERDKNFDVSTAEKRKQREDIPMPQVVPGANAWEKGEIRQFQITNKEPDMKSMGH